The Microlunatus antarcticus genome window below encodes:
- a CDS encoding integrin alpha has protein sequence MLSVAGTFGMPLQHAHAVYGGGCGADGDLGAGRGPEVVVGLPNTNADAGAIDVWATDRYATLTLASLSGTASAAGDRFGAAVTVMDVNCDRANDLVVGAPGADHGRGRVYVVLDPLSDQKPATVFVVGRGQNEGAHFGAAIAAAGPVGPDQGPLISDLWIGAPGTDLSSAYQQEGAVNHYTSTRGGQGTWLGLDLVETLRPETPGVDSVLVDGHYGAALATSPGRVLIGAPDAGWREASHAGFVKERRRVDGGATFEHPFLWSRETPGVPGNPTTGDRFGASLASSREISLIGAPGVDVGKADDAGSVLMTTDVGSWSLPDRTFTYGQEGIPGKPRSGDHLGQAVALGDNLGCAGLFQMQAAFGAPGRDVKHKGRQRDDAGAVVVVPTTNLYGECKDATILDQSHELAGTPEAGDHVGAALGVLRYTEDVPGNGLGDRVLVGAPGEDWQGKKNAGIVQAGAAVPPGIVDPRAIPVSHSYRTSLTNSHGPRKNLRYGAVLAGELGI, from the coding sequence GTGCTGAGCGTCGCCGGCACGTTCGGGATGCCTTTGCAGCACGCCCACGCCGTCTACGGAGGTGGCTGCGGAGCCGACGGCGACCTTGGAGCAGGCCGTGGCCCCGAGGTAGTCGTCGGCCTCCCGAACACGAACGCCGACGCCGGCGCGATCGACGTCTGGGCCACCGATCGCTACGCCACGTTGACGCTCGCCTCGCTCAGCGGGACGGCCTCCGCAGCCGGGGACCGCTTCGGCGCAGCCGTCACCGTGATGGACGTCAACTGCGACCGCGCGAACGACCTCGTGGTGGGTGCGCCGGGGGCCGACCACGGGCGCGGCCGCGTGTACGTGGTGCTGGACCCGTTGAGCGACCAGAAGCCGGCCACCGTCTTCGTGGTGGGCCGTGGACAAAACGAAGGCGCGCACTTCGGAGCCGCGATCGCGGCCGCGGGCCCGGTGGGGCCGGACCAGGGTCCTTTGATCTCGGACCTGTGGATCGGCGCACCCGGGACCGACCTCAGCTCGGCCTACCAGCAGGAGGGCGCGGTGAACCACTACACGTCCACCAGGGGCGGCCAAGGCACCTGGCTCGGCCTGGACCTGGTCGAGACCTTGAGGCCCGAGACGCCTGGGGTCGACTCGGTCCTCGTCGACGGCCACTACGGGGCTGCCCTGGCCACCTCTCCCGGCCGCGTCCTGATCGGGGCGCCGGACGCCGGCTGGCGTGAGGCCAGCCACGCGGGCTTCGTCAAGGAACGTCGCCGCGTCGACGGAGGTGCGACCTTCGAGCACCCGTTCCTCTGGAGCCGTGAGACTCCGGGCGTTCCCGGCAACCCGACGACCGGCGACCGGTTCGGGGCCTCGCTTGCCAGCTCGCGCGAGATCTCGCTCATCGGCGCCCCGGGGGTCGACGTGGGCAAGGCCGACGACGCCGGCTCGGTCCTGATGACGACCGACGTCGGCTCATGGTCCCTGCCGGACAGGACCTTCACCTACGGCCAAGAGGGCATCCCGGGGAAGCCCCGCTCGGGTGATCACCTCGGTCAGGCCGTCGCGCTCGGGGACAACCTCGGATGTGCCGGCCTCTTCCAGATGCAGGCGGCGTTCGGTGCTCCCGGGCGCGACGTCAAGCACAAGGGCCGTCAGCGCGACGACGCCGGAGCCGTCGTGGTCGTACCGACCACGAACCTCTACGGCGAGTGCAAGGACGCCACGATCCTCGACCAGTCGCACGAGCTCGCGGGGACACCGGAAGCCGGTGACCACGTCGGCGCAGCACTGGGTGTCCTCCGCTACACCGAGGACGTGCCGGGCAACGGTCTCGGGGACCGGGTCCTGGTCGGTGCTCCCGGAGAGGACTGGCAGGGCAAGAAGAACGCAGGGATCGTCCAGGCCGGTGCGGCGGTGCCACCTGGGATCGTCGACCCCCGGGCGATCCCAGTGAGCCACTCCTACCGCA
- a CDS encoding HNH endonuclease signature motif containing protein, whose protein sequence is MFDPTVTVATASQLADRIAATHALLRETECEELVLAAAWADVHYLDAGADDYRPLVQRARAWGGDGCPQVAEHCAHELGALRGTGSVAARMLIADALDLRHRLPRLWVLVTTGVVRAWQARAVAQATHALSWEACAEVDQTLSGFLPMLAWPRFQRLLTAAVLEADPDARRAREEAARVERGVWSYAGEDGLRTIVAKAASGDVRWFMAAVERVAEVLRLNGDLDPVDARRAKAVGILADPARALALLLEHADDGDPRGQEPPEAEEPAEAGNHEPGQRDRSFDLTARGISGADLRRARSRVVLHLHLTDGALRAGDGLVRPEHGDPLTLDQAREWLADTGCHVTVRPVVDPVETAPVDAYEIPYRLRDALFLRNPVDVFPFGQATSRTLDLDHTVPYVPLARGGPPGQTSVDNLGPLTRSHHRAVTFGGWRRRQPDAGTYVFRSPNGHVFVVTNQGTLNLGRTAFTDALWAQCRGEPNARSAPSRYSAPVIHPKSAVLTK, encoded by the coding sequence ATGTTCGATCCGACGGTGACGGTGGCGACCGCCTCCCAGCTCGCTGACCGGATCGCCGCGACCCACGCGCTGCTGCGCGAGACCGAGTGCGAGGAGCTCGTCCTCGCCGCCGCGTGGGCCGACGTGCACTACCTCGACGCGGGGGCGGACGACTACCGCCCGCTGGTCCAGCGGGCGCGGGCGTGGGGTGGTGACGGGTGCCCGCAGGTCGCGGAGCACTGCGCGCACGAGCTCGGAGCTTTGCGAGGGACGGGCTCGGTGGCAGCGCGAATGCTCATCGCCGACGCGCTCGATCTGCGTCACCGGTTGCCGCGGTTGTGGGTGCTGGTGACGACGGGGGTGGTGCGGGCGTGGCAGGCGCGGGCGGTGGCGCAGGCGACGCACGCGCTGTCGTGGGAGGCGTGTGCGGAGGTCGACCAGACGTTGAGCGGCTTCCTGCCGATGCTGGCCTGGCCGCGGTTCCAGCGTCTGCTGACGGCGGCGGTGCTGGAGGCCGACCCCGATGCGCGGCGGGCGCGTGAGGAAGCCGCACGCGTCGAGCGCGGGGTGTGGTCCTACGCCGGCGAGGACGGGTTACGCACGATCGTGGCGAAGGCGGCGTCGGGTGACGTGCGCTGGTTCATGGCCGCGGTGGAACGCGTCGCCGAGGTCCTCCGGTTGAACGGCGACCTCGACCCGGTCGACGCGCGGCGGGCGAAGGCGGTGGGAATCCTCGCCGACCCGGCGCGGGCGCTCGCGCTGCTGCTGGAGCACGCCGACGACGGCGACCCGCGCGGGCAGGAGCCGCCAGAGGCCGAGGAGCCCGCCGAGGCTGGTAATCACGAGCCTGGTCAGCGCGACCGGTCGTTCGACCTGACGGCGAGAGGCATCTCTGGGGCGGACCTGCGTCGTGCACGCTCGCGGGTCGTGCTGCACCTGCACCTGACCGACGGCGCACTCCGCGCCGGGGACGGGTTGGTCCGGCCCGAGCACGGCGACCCGCTCACCCTCGACCAGGCCCGGGAGTGGCTCGCCGACACCGGCTGCCACGTCACGGTGCGACCCGTTGTCGACCCGGTCGAGACCGCGCCGGTCGACGCGTACGAGATCCCCTACCGGCTGCGCGACGCCCTGTTCCTGCGCAACCCGGTCGACGTCTTCCCCTTCGGCCAGGCGACCAGTCGGACCCTCGACCTCGACCACACCGTCCCGTACGTGCCCCTCGCCCGCGGTGGTCCACCGGGCCAGACCAGCGTGGACAACCTCGGTCCCCTGACCCGCAGCCACCACCGTGCGGTGACGTTCGGCGGGTGGCGCCGACGACAACCCGACGCGGGCACGTACGTCTTCCGGTCACCGAACGGGCACGTGTTCGTCGTGACGAACCAGGGCACCCTCAACCTGGGTCGCACCGCGTTCACGGACGCGTTATGGGCTCAGTGCAGGGGTGAGCCGAACGCGCGCTCCGCGCCGTCGAGGTACTCGGCGCCGGTCATCCACCCGAAGAGCGCGGTGTTGACGAAGTAG
- a CDS encoding TetR/AcrR family transcriptional regulator — protein sequence MSDAHRAARREQIAEAALQVLARKGSDTSIAEIVAECGLSAGAIYGNFENKADLARYIAGQLLHRRIGTLDDAVADGAVRTPAEVLRLFMTLRRQPPDLSVLLQFWGEATVDPELKAVLETRATEFRDAVVRALRPWAATQPEDTEPLALRTAEVCMAMVQGYFVNTALFGWMTGAEYLDGAERAFGSPLH from the coding sequence GTGAGTGATGCACATCGCGCTGCCCGACGCGAGCAGATCGCCGAGGCAGCGCTCCAGGTCCTGGCGCGAAAAGGCTCCGACACCTCGATCGCGGAGATCGTCGCGGAGTGCGGCCTCTCGGCCGGCGCGATCTACGGCAACTTCGAGAACAAGGCCGACCTCGCCCGCTACATCGCGGGCCAGCTGCTACATCGTCGCATCGGAACGCTGGACGACGCGGTGGCCGACGGGGCCGTACGGACGCCAGCCGAGGTGCTGCGCCTGTTCATGACCCTGCGTCGTCAACCACCCGACCTGTCGGTGCTGCTCCAGTTCTGGGGCGAGGCCACCGTCGACCCCGAGCTCAAGGCCGTGCTGGAGACGCGCGCGACCGAGTTCCGCGACGCGGTCGTCCGCGCGCTCCGACCGTGGGCGGCGACCCAGCCGGAGGACACGGAGCCCCTCGCCCTGCGGACCGCGGAGGTCTGCATGGCCATGGTGCAGGGCTACTTCGTCAACACCGCGCTCTTCGGGTGGATGACCGGCGCCGAGTACCTCGACGGCGCGGAGCGCGCGTTCGGCTCACCCCTGCACTGA
- a CDS encoding efflux RND transporter periplasmic adaptor subunit, translated as MSSLPTRLRTIGAGTVVLGLTWALTSCSGSQAGAPTFDTVSRGDVSTGVSASGALAAKTSEQLGFAVGGKLTSVDVKVGQKVEAGDVLATIDSRAAEATLKQAEANVEAQSAVLAGSSDNPAVQNAAESLARARHVVLENEQQGAASSRADSKAVSRAKKQKSTDEDAKDDAEDAVDRANDACDDAKDLAEKAGEAAAADPTNNAAATIAASAATGATTACGAVGSAEAGVTAAKQRIAADETAIVTAEQRKRVDDAALDVAEANANAGVASAQGVYNSAVAARPHTLDQQQALVDAAQAQVDAAQKTLDDTTLKAPSAGTISAVNGSKGEYLSASSGTSALAPGSSAAIPGASGAGAASAAGAASPTRPGGTQFIVLSGLDQLQVVLPFEESDAAQIKKGQSVDVQLDAIPDLVAKGTVESIAPSATPISGVVSYYATVTLDSRDPRERDGQTANATVLTQERTAVLTVPNAAVRQQGGADTVVVYEPSGDQRTVSFEAGLVGPDRTEVVSGLNEGDRVVVPSRP; from the coding sequence TTGTCTTCCCTCCCCACCCGCCTGCGCACCATCGGCGCGGGCACCGTCGTCCTGGGTCTCACCTGGGCGCTCACGTCCTGCTCCGGCAGTCAGGCCGGCGCCCCGACCTTCGACACCGTCTCCCGGGGCGACGTGTCCACCGGCGTCTCGGCCAGCGGCGCGCTGGCGGCCAAGACCAGCGAGCAGCTCGGCTTCGCCGTCGGCGGCAAGCTGACCTCGGTCGACGTCAAGGTCGGCCAGAAGGTCGAGGCGGGCGACGTGCTCGCCACGATCGACTCGCGGGCCGCCGAGGCGACCCTGAAGCAGGCCGAGGCGAACGTGGAGGCGCAGTCCGCCGTCCTGGCCGGCAGCTCGGACAACCCCGCCGTGCAGAACGCGGCGGAGTCGTTGGCCCGGGCGCGCCACGTGGTCCTCGAGAACGAGCAGCAGGGCGCCGCCTCCTCGCGGGCCGACTCGAAGGCCGTCTCGCGGGCGAAGAAGCAGAAGAGCACCGACGAGGACGCGAAGGACGACGCCGAGGACGCGGTCGACCGTGCCAACGACGCCTGCGACGACGCGAAGGACCTCGCGGAGAAGGCCGGCGAGGCCGCCGCGGCCGACCCCACGAACAACGCGGCCGCGACCATCGCCGCCTCGGCCGCCACCGGCGCGACCACCGCGTGCGGTGCCGTGGGCAGCGCCGAGGCCGGCGTCACCGCGGCCAAGCAGCGCATCGCCGCCGACGAGACGGCGATCGTCACGGCGGAGCAGCGCAAGCGGGTCGACGACGCCGCGCTCGACGTGGCTGAGGCCAACGCGAACGCGGGCGTCGCCAGCGCCCAGGGCGTCTACAACTCCGCGGTCGCCGCCCGGCCGCACACGCTCGACCAGCAGCAGGCCCTCGTCGACGCCGCGCAGGCCCAGGTCGACGCCGCGCAGAAGACGCTCGACGACACCACCCTCAAGGCCCCGTCGGCGGGCACGATCTCCGCGGTCAACGGCAGCAAGGGCGAGTACCTCTCGGCCAGCTCCGGTACGAGCGCGCTCGCCCCGGGTAGCAGCGCGGCGATCCCCGGGGCCTCGGGTGCCGGTGCGGCCTCGGCCGCCGGTGCTGCCTCCCCGACCCGACCGGGAGGCACGCAGTTCATCGTGCTGTCCGGTCTGGACCAGCTGCAGGTCGTGCTCCCGTTCGAGGAGTCCGACGCGGCTCAGATCAAGAAGGGTCAGTCCGTCGACGTCCAGCTCGACGCGATCCCGGACCTGGTGGCCAAGGGCACCGTCGAGTCCATCGCCCCGTCCGCCACGCCGATCTCGGGCGTCGTCAGCTACTACGCGACGGTGACCCTCGACAGCCGTGACCCGCGTGAGCGCGACGGGCAGACCGCCAACGCCACGGTGCTCACCCAGGAGCGCACCGCGGTCCTGACCGTGCCGAACGCCGCCGTGCGGCAGCAGGGCGGCGCCGACACCGTCGTCGTGTACGAGCCGAGCGGGGACCAGCGCACGGTCAGCTTCGAGGCCGGCCTGGTCGGCCCGGACCGCACCGAGGTCGTCTCGGGCCTGAACGAGGGCGACCGCGTCGTCGTGCCGAGCCGTCCGTGA
- a CDS encoding HlyD family efflux transporter periplasmic adaptor subunit → MSDTATTAASDEVVAPPEGQPTTTDGQPEPDAPKKGMSRKGRIRLFVILGLAVLVGLAFLARYLIDTSNYTTTDNAQVDGNQISINAPISGTLVDWRGQVGASLRANASVGRIKEQGAYVQPQMVIRAPADGTVAVDNGVPGTYVTAGTQLAVAYDKQGVFVTARVDETSVGDVRVGAPVKLDVDAFPDADLTGHVSEIQTGSAGVFSAFPQSNSSGNFQKVTQVIPVRITIDDTLGLALAPGMNVTAKIHKP, encoded by the coding sequence ATGTCTGACACGGCGACCACCGCGGCCTCTGACGAGGTCGTGGCCCCGCCCGAGGGCCAGCCGACCACCACCGACGGCCAGCCGGAGCCCGACGCGCCCAAGAAGGGCATGTCCCGCAAGGGCCGGATCCGGTTGTTCGTGATCCTGGGTCTCGCCGTGCTGGTCGGGCTGGCGTTCCTGGCCCGCTACCTCATCGACACCTCGAACTACACGACCACCGACAACGCGCAGGTCGACGGCAACCAGATCTCGATCAACGCCCCGATCTCCGGCACGCTGGTCGACTGGAGAGGACAGGTCGGTGCGTCGCTCCGGGCGAACGCGTCGGTCGGCCGCATCAAGGAGCAGGGCGCGTACGTGCAGCCGCAGATGGTGATCCGGGCGCCTGCGGACGGAACCGTGGCCGTCGACAACGGCGTTCCCGGCACCTACGTGACCGCCGGCACGCAGCTCGCCGTCGCCTACGACAAGCAGGGCGTGTTCGTGACGGCCCGGGTCGACGAGACCTCGGTCGGCGACGTCCGGGTCGGCGCCCCCGTCAAGCTGGACGTCGACGCGTTCCCGGACGCCGACCTGACCGGGCACGTGTCGGAGATCCAGACGGGCTCGGCAGGCGTGTTCTCGGCCTTCCCGCAGTCCAACTCCTCGGGCAACTTCCAGAAGGTCACCCAGGTGATCCCGGTGCGCATCACGATCGACGACACGTTGGGCCTGGCACTGGCGCCGGGCATGAACGTCACCGCCAAGATCCACAAGCCGTGA